One window of Etheostoma spectabile isolate EspeVRDwgs_2016 chromosome 6, UIUC_Espe_1.0, whole genome shotgun sequence genomic DNA carries:
- the fbxl4 gene encoding F-box/LRR-repeat protein 4, producing the protein MLTLLSMFYYICLRRRSRSGTRGEALTSRRAVESGQRAVMPVSVEVEQYAKEVLDFSSHYGSENSMSYTMWNLAGVPNVYPSSGDFTQTAVFRAYGTWWEQCASAPPPFRRTPKGFHSQDYIELGFEEPVYPTAVDVLETYYPGAIVQILACSHNPFSQNPPTDVRWEVLWSGEPTKVLTPQARQFSPNIKHINFPTNLLRLEVNSSLLEYYTELDAVILRGVKERPMLALYKMPLIDINDLSDSEEELSDVGCSFRQGGDGKPQRTGNGYFDKLPYELIQLILSHLTLPDLCRLSQSCKLLHQHCCDPLQYTQLSLQPYWARLSDASLGHLQSRCTLLQRINLSWTGNRGALTLTGFSSFMKACGLSLGCLELSCCHFLNEACLEVIAQACPGLQELNLSSCDRLHPQAFAHISKLTRLRRLVLYRTKIEQTAILSILTFCIELRHLSLGSCVRIDDYDGVASMLAARCRSLRSLDLWRCKNLTDRGLAELVSGCRMLEELDLGWCPTLQSSTGCFQHLARGLPRLRKLFLTANRTVCDSDVEELAASCPSLQHLDILGTRLVSAASLKKLLQSCPRLLLLDVSFCSQIDTRVVQELSGLFPKVAIKKSFTQ; encoded by the exons ATGTTAACCCTCTTGAGCATGTTTTACTATATCTGTCTGCGGCGACGCTCCAGGAGTGGGACTCGAGGCGAGGCTCTGACCAGCCGGCGGGCTGTGGAGTCTGGACAGCGGGCCGTGATGCCGGTCAGTGTGGAGGTGGAGCAGTATGCCAAGGAGGTCCTGGACTTCAGTTCCCACTATGGCAGTGAGAATAGCATGTCCTACACCATGTGGAACCTGGCTGGGGTACCCAACGTCTACCCCAGCTCGGGGGACTTCACTCAGACGGCTGTATTCAGAGCTTACGGGACTTGGTGGGAACAGTGTGCCAGTGCTCCGCCACCTTTCCGCCGCACCCCTAAAGGCTTCCATAGCCAGGATTATATCGAACTGGGCTTCGAGGAGCCTGTCTACCCTACAGCCGTAGATGTGCTTGAGACTTATTACCCTGGAGCCATTGTCCAGATTCTGGCCTGTTCTCACAACCCCTTCTCCCAGAACCCACCTACTGATGTCAG GTGGGAGGTGCTGTGGTCAGGGGAGCCGACCAAGGTGCTGACACCCCAGGCGCGTCAGTTTTCCCctaacatcaaacacatcaacttCCCCACCAACCTGCTGCGCTTGGAGGTCAACAGCTCTCTGCTGGAATACTACACCGAGCTGGACGCTGTTATTCTGCGTGGGGTAAAAGAAAGGCCCATGTTGGCGCTCTACAAGATGCCTCTCATTGACATCAATGACCTGAGTGACAGCGAGGAGGAGCTGTCTGATGTGGGATGTTCCTTCAGACAAGGAGGAGACGGCAAGCCCCAGAGGACCGGCAATGGCTACTTTGACAAACTGCCCTATGAG CTCATCCAGCTGATACTGAGCCACCTGACCCTGCCAGACCTCTGCCGTCTGTCCCAGAGCTGTAAGCTGCTGCACCAGCACTGCTGCGACCCGCTGCAGTACACCCAGCTGAGTCTGCAGCCCTACTGGGCCCGGCTGAGTGACGCCTCCTTGGGACACCTGCAGAGCCGCTGCACCCTCCTCCAGAGGATCAACCTTTCCTGGACGGGAAACCGCGGAGCGCTCACCCTGACCGGCTTCAGCAG CTTCATGAAGGCGTGTGGTCTCAGCCTGGGCTGCCTGGAGCTGTCGTGCTGCCACTTCCTGAACGAGGCCTGTCTGGAGGTCATCGCTCAGGCTTGTCCCGGGCTGCAGGAGCTCAACCTGTCCTCCTGCGACCGCCTCCACCCGCAGGCCTTCGCACACATCTCTAAACTAACACGCCTCCGCAGGCTGGTGCTCTACCGCACCAAGATAGAG CAAACAGCTATTCTGAGCATCCTGACTTTCTGCATAGAGCTGAGACACCTCAGCCTAGGGAGCTGTGTGAGG ATTGACGACTATGACGGTGTGGCCAGTATGCTGGCTGCCCGCTGTCGCTCACTCCGCTCGCTGGACCTGTGGCGCTGCAAAAACCTGACGGATCGAGGCCTGGCCGAGCTCGTCTCTGGCTGCAG GATGCTGGAGGAGTTGGACCTGGGCTGGTGTCCCACGCTGCAGAGCAGCACCGGGTGTTTCCAGCACCTCGCCCGCGGCCTGCCCCGCCTGCGCAAACTCTTCCTCACCGCCAACCGCACCGTCTGCGACTCAGACGTGGAGGAGCTGGCCGCCAGCTGCCCCTCCCTGCAGCACCTCGACATACTGG GTACGCGGTTGGTGAGTGCTGCCTCCCTGAAGAAACTCCTCCAGTCTTGTCCACGGCTTCTCCTCCTGGACGTCTCCTTCTGTTCGCAGATAGACACGCGGGTCGTCCAGGAGCTCTCTGGCCTCTTCCCCAAAGTGGCCATCAAGAAGAGCTTCACCCAGTGA